In Novosphingobium resinovorum, the following are encoded in one genomic region:
- a CDS encoding Gfo/Idh/MocA family protein, with protein MTIDRPIGIALVGCGRIAPLHLKAIARSPEYARLVAVVDPDPARAAEFAQEYCAEHACTSLEEALALDAVEAVVLCTPNALHADQVEQVLRAGRNVLVEKPFSETVADAERIAALADETGLVLAAGHTFRHVEAVRTLQDRRAGFGRLRAVSISMCVFWDGPQAPWWATRTREEGLVLTLFAPHAIDFLQLVVGEIDPLRIHVEAARFQPDWAAEDEAMILLRYPDDVLASIHVSYNQKRTMNRKVAHFENATVRVENGDELWIDDEPVVMPERAPVDDDALFNDGITHYFATQVREFALAVRGLPNRSVLHPSALRQTRLNRAIVAAAQHDS; from the coding sequence ATGACAATCGATCGACCCATCGGGATCGCCCTCGTCGGCTGCGGCCGGATTGCGCCGCTGCATCTCAAGGCGATCGCCCGCAGTCCGGAGTATGCCCGACTGGTCGCCGTGGTCGATCCCGATCCCGCCCGCGCCGCCGAGTTCGCGCAAGAGTATTGCGCCGAACACGCCTGCACTTCGCTGGAAGAGGCGCTGGCGCTGGATGCTGTCGAAGCAGTGGTGCTGTGCACGCCTAACGCATTGCACGCGGATCAGGTGGAGCAGGTGCTGCGCGCCGGGCGCAACGTGCTGGTCGAGAAGCCGTTCTCCGAAACCGTCGCCGATGCCGAGCGGATCGCTGCACTGGCGGACGAAACCGGGCTGGTCCTTGCCGCCGGGCACACCTTTCGCCATGTCGAGGCGGTGCGTACGCTGCAGGACCGCCGCGCCGGGTTCGGCCGTCTGCGGGCGGTCAGCATCTCGATGTGCGTGTTCTGGGACGGCCCGCAGGCACCCTGGTGGGCGACCCGCACGCGCGAGGAAGGATTGGTCCTTACCCTGTTCGCCCCGCACGCGATCGATTTCCTGCAACTCGTCGTCGGCGAGATCGATCCGCTGCGCATCCATGTCGAGGCGGCGCGCTTCCAGCCCGACTGGGCGGCAGAGGACGAGGCGATGATCCTGCTGCGCTATCCTGACGACGTGCTCGCCTCAATCCACGTTTCGTACAACCAGAAGCGCACGATGAACCGCAAGGTCGCGCACTTCGAGAACGCCACCGTGCGGGTCGAGAACGGCGATGAACTCTGGATCGACGACGAGCCCGTCGTCATGCCCGAGCGGGCGCCGGTGGATGACGATGCGCTCTTCAACGACGGGATCACGCACTATTTCGCGACGCAGGTTCGCGAGTTCGCTCTGGCGGTGAGGGGGCTGCCGAACCGCAGCGTGCTGCACCCCTCCGCCCTGCGCCAGACCCGCCTCAACCGTGCGATCGTGGCGGCGGCGCAGCACGATAGCTAG
- a CDS encoding aromatic amino acid transaminase encodes MLNDLKQQPADALLALIKLHNNDPRADKIDLGVGVYKTADGDTPVFAAIKAAEKKLVEEQDSKAYLGPEGDMGFVEKLMPYVFGKANPTMGGRIEGMQTPGGTGSLRLALAMVKRAGYKRVIVGKPSWPNHNQICADLGLEVLEFNHATGAGADMDALRGAIATAQEGDAILLHGCCHNPTGIDYTNAEWDEIAGLLAASTILPVLDLAYQGLGQGMEEDAYGLRRVLASVPEALICYSCDKNFGLYRDRVGALYAMVADPADLAKVMSNGHSLARANWSQPPDHGGAAVRVIFEDEALTAQWLAELDEMRERMRGVRAKLQTAGKTGGVDLTPVGSQNGLFSIIPFTPEQVQAMRSEYGIYFAASGRINVAGLTDGNIDQFIAAVAAVTA; translated from the coding sequence ATGCTCAACGATCTCAAGCAACAGCCCGCTGACGCGCTCCTTGCGCTGATCAAGCTCCACAACAACGATCCGCGCGCGGACAAGATCGACCTCGGTGTCGGCGTCTACAAGACCGCCGACGGCGACACGCCGGTCTTCGCCGCGATCAAGGCGGCCGAGAAGAAGCTGGTCGAGGAGCAGGACTCCAAGGCCTACCTCGGCCCCGAGGGTGACATGGGCTTCGTCGAGAAGCTGATGCCCTACGTGTTCGGCAAGGCCAACCCGACCATGGGCGGCCGGATCGAGGGCATGCAGACACCCGGCGGCACCGGTTCGCTGCGCCTCGCGCTCGCGATGGTGAAGCGTGCGGGCTACAAGCGCGTCATCGTCGGCAAGCCCAGCTGGCCAAACCACAACCAGATTTGCGCCGATCTCGGCCTCGAAGTCCTCGAGTTCAACCACGCGACCGGCGCCGGCGCCGACATGGACGCCCTGCGCGGCGCGATCGCCACGGCGCAGGAAGGCGATGCCATCCTGTTGCACGGCTGCTGCCACAACCCGACCGGCATCGACTACACCAATGCCGAATGGGACGAGATCGCCGGACTGCTGGCCGCTTCGACCATTCTTCCGGTACTCGACCTTGCCTACCAGGGCCTCGGCCAGGGCATGGAAGAAGATGCCTACGGCCTGCGCCGCGTTCTGGCATCGGTTCCGGAAGCACTCATTTGCTATTCGTGCGACAAGAACTTCGGTCTCTATCGTGACCGCGTCGGGGCGCTCTACGCAATGGTCGCCGATCCGGCCGATCTTGCCAAGGTCATGTCGAACGGCCACTCGCTGGCCCGTGCCAACTGGTCGCAGCCGCCAGATCACGGCGGCGCGGCGGTTCGCGTGATCTTCGAGGACGAGGCCCTGACCGCGCAGTGGCTGGCCGAACTCGACGAGATGCGTGAACGCATGCGCGGCGTGCGTGCGAAGTTGCAGACGGCCGGCAAGACCGGCGGCGTCGACCTGACCCCGGTGGGCTCGCAGAACGGCCTGTTCTCGATCATCCCCTTCACTCCGGAGCAGGTGCAGGCGATGCGTTCGGAATACGGTATCTACTTTGCCGCTTCGGGCCGCATTAACGTCGCGGGTCTGACCGACGGCAACATCGACCAGTTCATCGCCGCCGTCGCGGCCGTGACGGCCTGA
- a CDS encoding DUF1134 domain-containing protein translates to MQDRTQTVRGARRRSVIGLAAALLALATSAAPAFAQVTTVDPDAAIDGDLNRGTTYSPVPPATDPGNGTPVEGPPATDWNGGQPAYPAPTPAPTYPAAPAVATQDNGSTYREDDLIGAAEGVFGKGAKGLADIIKDLLAKQGEPNAYIIGREAGGALAVGLRYGSGTLHHKVEGERPVYWTGPSIGFDAGANAGNAFVLVYNLYDSQDLFHRFGAGEGQAYLVGGFTVSYLRRGNTVLIPVRAGAGLRLGANIGYMKFSEKQSWLPF, encoded by the coding sequence ATGCAAGATCGCACGCAAACTGTTCGGGGGGCGCGTCGCAGGTCGGTCATCGGGCTGGCGGCGGCGTTGCTGGCGCTCGCCACCTCGGCCGCCCCGGCATTCGCGCAGGTCACGACCGTCGATCCCGATGCGGCGATCGACGGCGACCTCAATCGCGGCACGACTTATTCGCCGGTGCCGCCCGCAACCGATCCGGGCAACGGCACGCCTGTCGAAGGGCCACCCGCCACCGACTGGAACGGCGGGCAGCCGGCCTATCCTGCTCCCACGCCCGCGCCGACCTATCCCGCCGCACCGGCCGTCGCGACGCAGGACAATGGTTCGACCTACCGCGAGGACGACCTGATCGGCGCAGCCGAAGGTGTATTCGGCAAAGGCGCCAAGGGCCTCGCGGACATCATCAAGGACCTGCTCGCCAAGCAGGGCGAGCCCAACGCATACATCATCGGGCGCGAGGCAGGCGGCGCCCTTGCCGTGGGCCTGCGCTACGGTTCGGGCACGCTCCATCACAAGGTGGAAGGCGAGCGCCCGGTCTACTGGACGGGGCCGTCGATCGGCTTCGACGCCGGCGCGAATGCCGGCAATGCCTTCGTGCTGGTCTACAACCTCTACGACAGCCAGGACCTGTTCCATCGGTTCGGCGCGGGCGAAGGCCAGGCCTATCTCGTGGGCGGCTTTACCGTCAGCTACCTGCGCCGCGGAAACACCGTACTGATTCCCGTACGCGCGGGCGCGGGACTGCGTCTGGGCGCCAATATCGGCTACATGAAGTTCTCCGAAAAGCAGAGCTGGCTGCCCTTCTGA
- a CDS encoding aldo/keto reductase produces MKTRELGRTGLEVSEIGFGCMGLSFGYGPPMERSAAVTLIRDAHARGVTFFDTAEAYGPGLNEEVVGEALEPIRDEVVIATKFGFVNGVPAQGLDSRPERIRQVADEALGRLRTDSIDLFYQHRVDPNVPIEDVAGTVKDLIAAGKVKHFGMSEAGIDAIRRAHTVQPVAALQSEYSMFWREPENALLPVLDELGIGFVPFAPLGKGFLTGKMSADTVFAKDDFRSTVPRFQTDALEANRALVELVTSLAAEKNATPAQVALAWLLAQRPSIVPIPGTTKLHRLEENLGAVALELSEPDLARIRDALTAIELVGERYPASAQSLVNR; encoded by the coding sequence ATGAAAACACGTGAACTCGGCCGTACTGGCCTCGAAGTTTCGGAAATCGGCTTTGGCTGCATGGGTCTCAGCTTCGGCTATGGCCCCCCGATGGAGCGCAGCGCAGCAGTAACGCTGATTCGCGATGCCCACGCGCGAGGGGTGACCTTCTTCGACACGGCGGAAGCCTATGGCCCCGGTCTCAACGAGGAAGTGGTGGGCGAGGCGCTGGAGCCAATCCGCGACGAGGTGGTGATCGCAACCAAGTTCGGCTTCGTGAACGGCGTTCCGGCGCAGGGCCTCGACAGCCGCCCGGAGCGTATCCGCCAGGTTGCCGACGAGGCGCTGGGGCGCCTGCGCACCGACAGCATCGATCTGTTCTATCAGCACCGCGTCGATCCCAACGTGCCGATCGAGGATGTGGCAGGCACCGTGAAAGACCTGATCGCAGCGGGCAAGGTCAAGCATTTCGGTATGTCCGAGGCCGGGATAGATGCGATCCGCCGTGCCCATACCGTGCAGCCGGTGGCAGCGCTGCAGAGCGAATATTCGATGTTCTGGCGCGAGCCGGAGAATGCACTGCTGCCGGTGCTCGATGAACTCGGGATCGGCTTCGTCCCGTTCGCTCCGCTGGGCAAAGGCTTCCTGACGGGCAAGATGAGCGCCGATACGGTGTTCGCCAAGGATGACTTCCGCAGCACGGTTCCGCGCTTCCAGACCGACGCCCTTGAGGCCAACCGGGCTCTCGTCGAACTGGTCACGAGCCTCGCGGCCGAGAAGAACGCAACCCCCGCGCAGGTGGCTTTGGCCTGGCTGCTGGCCCAGCGCCCCTCGATCGTGCCGATTCCCGGCACGACCAAGCTGCACCGGCTTGAAGAAAACCTCGGTGCTGTCGCCCTGGAACTGAGCGAGCCTGATCTGGCCCGTATTCGCGACGCGTTGACCGCTATCGAACTGGTGGGCGAGCGCTATCCGGCATCCGCGCAAAGCCTCGTTAATCGCTGA
- a CDS encoding GNAT family N-acetyltransferase, with protein MDRQPVLEGDRLTLRPLLEADWDALFAVASDPDIWAVHPSHDRWQEPVFRGFFDEALAGGGALAILDRENGAIVGSSRYGAPEVEQPGEIEIGWTFLARRYWGGGYNAEFKRMMLAHALQHFERVIFQVGADNVISRKAMANIGGRLVEGRSRSYERCGVMVEHVIFEITRESFTAGPLA; from the coding sequence ATGGACCGTCAGCCGGTTCTCGAAGGGGACCGGCTGACGCTCAGGCCCCTGCTTGAGGCGGATTGGGATGCGCTGTTCGCAGTCGCGTCCGATCCCGACATCTGGGCCGTGCATCCCTCGCACGATCGCTGGCAGGAGCCGGTGTTCCGCGGCTTCTTCGACGAGGCGTTGGCGGGTGGCGGCGCCCTTGCGATCCTCGATCGGGAGAACGGCGCAATCGTCGGCTCCTCCCGCTACGGAGCGCCCGAAGTCGAGCAACCCGGCGAAATCGAGATCGGCTGGACGTTCCTGGCACGCCGCTACTGGGGCGGCGGGTACAACGCCGAATTCAAGCGCATGATGCTTGCGCACGCACTCCAGCATTTCGAGCGTGTCATCTTCCAGGTGGGCGCGGACAACGTCATCTCGCGCAAGGCGATGGCGAATATCGGCGGCCGTCTGGTCGAGGGCCGTTCGCGCAGCTACGAGCGCTGCGGCGTGATGGTCGAGCACGTCATCTTCGAAATCACGCGCGAGAGTTTCACGGCAGGCCCGCTGGCCTGA
- a CDS encoding MFS transporter, which translates to MTQRLQPSGEPHKSAILAIILVSYVMIVLDISVVLTGLPKIHDQLGFSEANLAWVQSAYTLTFGGFMLLGARAGDILGRRRMFVTGLAIFTLASLAIGASPSVTWMLSWRAIQGFGAAVLAPSTLALLQTNFAEGHERTRAVSYYAAAAGASATVGLVLGGVLAEWVSWRAGFYVNLPVGIGLIIASYRYIQETPKHTGRFDLLGALTSTLGIGCLVFGFIRSAQNGWSDPITIVSIASAAALIAVFMMIERRAAQPILPLDLFSSRVRSGAYAARVLYLAAMVGFFFFTTLYLQDVKGYGPAKSGLAFIPATILHVPFAIAFPRLVKTFSANCLMVAGIVIGITGMAWLSFADAGSPYIIAVALPMLLIGVSQGLTLSPLTSAGVAGVDKANAGAASGAVNVAHQIGSSVGLSVLVAVAGVASAGLQGQAFAVRRIGAAFDTETVMLVLALLVVLTTIVAADKVSQTRPLGATGAA; encoded by the coding sequence ATGACGCAGCGCCTTCAACCTTCCGGCGAACCGCACAAGAGCGCCATTCTGGCGATCATCCTCGTGAGCTACGTGATGATCGTTCTCGACATCTCGGTCGTGCTAACCGGCTTGCCCAAGATCCACGACCAGCTTGGCTTCAGCGAGGCCAACCTCGCCTGGGTGCAGAGCGCCTACACGCTGACTTTCGGGGGCTTCATGCTGCTGGGCGCGCGCGCGGGAGACATCCTCGGACGGCGGCGGATGTTCGTGACGGGCCTTGCCATCTTCACGCTGGCTTCATTGGCGATCGGCGCGTCGCCTTCGGTCACATGGATGCTGTCATGGCGTGCGATCCAGGGCTTTGGCGCCGCCGTGCTGGCCCCATCGACGCTGGCCCTGCTGCAGACCAATTTCGCGGAAGGTCATGAACGCACTCGCGCCGTTTCCTACTATGCAGCAGCGGCAGGCGCCTCAGCTACAGTCGGGCTGGTCCTTGGCGGTGTGCTCGCCGAATGGGTGTCTTGGCGTGCAGGATTTTACGTCAACCTGCCGGTCGGCATCGGCCTGATCATCGCGTCCTATCGCTATATCCAGGAGACCCCGAAGCACACGGGTCGCTTCGATCTGCTTGGAGCCCTGACCTCGACGCTAGGCATTGGCTGCCTCGTCTTCGGCTTCATCCGGTCTGCGCAAAACGGATGGAGTGACCCGATCACGATCGTGTCGATTGCTTCAGCGGCTGCGCTCATCGCCGTGTTCATGATGATTGAACGTCGCGCTGCCCAACCGATCCTGCCGCTTGACCTGTTTTCCAGCCGGGTGCGTTCGGGCGCTTATGCTGCCCGGGTACTCTATCTGGCCGCGATGGTCGGGTTCTTCTTCTTCACGACCCTCTACCTGCAGGATGTGAAGGGCTACGGCCCGGCAAAAAGCGGTCTCGCGTTCATCCCGGCGACCATCCTCCATGTACCGTTCGCCATCGCATTTCCCAGACTGGTCAAGACATTCAGTGCCAACTGCCTGATGGTTGCGGGTATCGTGATCGGAATCACGGGCATGGCGTGGCTAAGCTTCGCGGACGCGGGCTCGCCCTACATCATTGCGGTCGCGCTGCCGATGCTGCTGATCGGCGTGAGCCAGGGCCTGACGCTCAGCCCGCTGACGTCCGCTGGTGTGGCCGGAGTGGATAAGGCGAATGCAGGCGCTGCCTCGGGAGCCGTCAACGTCGCGCACCAGATCGGCAGTTCCGTTGGCTTAAGCGTCCTCGTCGCGGTCGCGGGCGTCGCAAGCGCTGGGCTTCAGGGACAGGCTTTCGCCGTCAGGCGTATTGGCGCCGCGTTCGATACCGAGACGGTGATGCTGGTTCTCGCATTGCTGGTGGTGCTCACCACGATCGTCGCCGCAGACAAAGTCTCACAAACCAGACCCTTGGGCGCCACCGGCGCCGCTTGA
- a CDS encoding tyrosine-type recombinase/integrase translates to METYVFPKLGNVQVSEITDPMIRYVLAEIWLSKPETVRRVRQRIGAVLDWAFASGFRELEAPMRAVTKGLPKQPKNDGHFAAMPYTKVPAFVASLRKRGSFIRMALEFAILCASRLGGSSLRAMGGI, encoded by the coding sequence CTGGAGACATATGTCTTCCCAAAACTTGGCAATGTCCAGGTCTCGGAAATCACCGACCCGATGATCCGCTATGTCCTGGCCGAAATCTGGCTATCCAAGCCTGAGACCGTACGGCGGGTCCGACAGCGTATTGGAGCAGTGCTCGACTGGGCCTTTGCCTCCGGCTTTCGAGAATTAGAGGCGCCGATGCGTGCGGTGACCAAAGGTCTGCCGAAGCAGCCGAAGAATGACGGGCATTTCGCGGCGATGCCCTATACTAAAGTACCCGCATTTGTTGCCAGCCTCAGGAAACGAGGCTCCTTCATCCGGATGGCCCTCGAGTTTGCAATCCTTTGCGCTTCACGATTGGGGGGAAGTTCGCTGCGCGCGATGGGAGGAATTTGA
- a CDS encoding MFS transporter gives MHGAAPQGGLLRTRTKALYSFGNVGNQLFRDAPMILLLYYLTSIVGIPPAIAGAAIFVPKVIVGALSDFTVGVVSDRNLHRFARRNWLLVGAVLAPFAMIATFFVPNAAMSTQVGYVVVAFSFYMVTFASFSVPFLAHFSEISSDPQERTVLMAWKHAWTGAGLLLGSALVPWLIHELGADRGAYVTGAALLGGITAISLVTAWNAVRKVQVVTPLERDLSLRGLLATLTFRPFRVLCLSAAAMTVAAGTCSAAMAFFITYNMGRTDALVQLGILVAIAGCVVMAVSPLWVAAAKVLGKRNAYLVGALGHVITLLVWSNAGAGPIWVTYVCSGCVGLFNSGWGLIALSLLTDAMAQARAETGRDTAGSFAAIWSIIEKAGIALGGTLIASSILAIGGFDSAAAKRGIAQSAEAIDAIRYAFGIVPAALMCIAALIIWRCVPARGGAALAH, from the coding sequence ATGCATGGAGCCGCGCCGCAAGGCGGCTTGCTTCGGACCCGGACCAAGGCGCTCTACAGCTTTGGCAACGTCGGGAACCAGTTGTTCCGCGACGCGCCGATGATCCTCCTGCTTTACTACCTCACCAGCATCGTCGGTATCCCGCCGGCGATCGCGGGCGCGGCGATCTTCGTGCCCAAGGTCATCGTCGGCGCGCTCAGCGACTTCACCGTCGGCGTCGTTTCCGACCGCAACCTCCATCGCTTCGCGCGGCGAAACTGGCTGCTCGTCGGCGCGGTGCTGGCGCCCTTCGCGATGATCGCCACGTTCTTCGTGCCCAATGCCGCGATGAGCACGCAAGTCGGCTACGTCGTCGTCGCCTTCAGCTTCTACATGGTGACCTTCGCCAGCTTCTCCGTGCCGTTCCTTGCGCATTTCTCGGAAATCAGCAGCGATCCGCAGGAGCGTACGGTACTGATGGCGTGGAAGCACGCCTGGACCGGCGCGGGACTGCTGCTCGGCTCGGCGCTGGTGCCATGGCTCATCCACGAACTGGGTGCCGATCGCGGCGCCTACGTCACCGGCGCGGCGCTGTTGGGCGGGATCACCGCGATCAGCCTCGTCACCGCCTGGAACGCGGTGCGCAAGGTGCAGGTCGTCACGCCTCTCGAGCGCGACCTCTCGCTGCGCGGCCTGCTGGCCACGCTGACCTTCCGCCCATTCCGCGTCCTGTGCCTTTCCGCCGCCGCCATGACGGTGGCGGCAGGCACCTGCTCGGCGGCGATGGCGTTCTTCATCACCTACAACATGGGGCGGACCGACGCGCTGGTGCAGCTCGGCATCCTCGTCGCCATTGCGGGCTGCGTCGTCATGGCCGTCTCGCCGCTCTGGGTGGCGGCGGCGAAAGTGCTGGGCAAGCGCAACGCGTACCTCGTCGGCGCGCTCGGCCATGTGATCACGCTGCTCGTCTGGTCCAATGCCGGCGCCGGGCCGATCTGGGTGACCTATGTGTGCTCGGGCTGCGTCGGGTTGTTCAACTCCGGGTGGGGCCTGATCGCGCTCTCGCTCCTCACCGACGCCATGGCACAGGCCCGCGCGGAGACCGGGCGCGATACCGCCGGCTCGTTCGCCGCGATCTGGTCGATCATCGAGAAGGCCGGAATCGCGCTCGGCGGCACGCTGATCGCGAGTTCGATCCTGGCGATCGGCGGCTTCGATTCAGCCGCCGCCAAGCGCGGCATCGCCCAGAGCGCTGAGGCCATCGACGCGATCCGCTACGCCTTCGGAATCGTCCCGGCCGCGCTGATGTGCATTGCCGCGCTGATCATCTGGCGCTGCGTCCCCGCACGCGGAGGCGCAGCGCTGGCACACTAG
- a CDS encoding carboxymuconolactone decarboxylase family protein → MKTITRSLILMSGTMLGLGIPGLAQAQTPAAKTASQPSRAQQLMGDIDPKLAQLTDEVLLGDVWERPGLAKRDRSLVTVAALIALNRPEQLRSHMQLARRNGVTETEIVEAITQLAFYAGWPNAINAVGVAREVFHPKSEAE, encoded by the coding sequence ATGAAGACGATCACGCGCAGCCTCATCCTCATGTCAGGCACAATGCTCGGTTTAGGGATACCGGGTTTGGCCCAGGCTCAGACCCCCGCAGCGAAGACCGCCAGCCAGCCGTCGCGCGCGCAGCAACTGATGGGCGACATCGATCCCAAGCTGGCTCAGCTGACGGACGAAGTCCTGCTCGGTGATGTATGGGAACGGCCTGGCCTCGCCAAGCGGGACCGTAGCCTCGTCACTGTCGCGGCGCTGATCGCCCTCAATCGCCCCGAACAGTTGCGCTCACATATGCAACTCGCACGCCGCAATGGCGTCACTGAGACAGAGATCGTCGAGGCCATCACGCAGCTCGCCTTCTATGCGGGCTGGCCCAATGCGATCAACGCCGTCGGCGTCGCACGTGAGGTGTTTCATCCCAAGAGCGAGGCTGAATGA
- a CDS encoding LysR family transcriptional regulator has protein sequence MAGENYNELAAFVMVARERSFTRAAAQLGVSQSALSQTIRGLEERLGLRLLTRTTRSVSPTEAGHRLFDTVAPRFEEIAQELASLSQLRDKPSGKIRINAGEHPAVSVLQPALRKLLPDNPDISVEIVVDYGLTDIVAGGFDAGVRLGDQLAKDMIAVRIGPDLRMAVVGSPDYFTRYPAPCSPQDLTAHNCIGIRLPTYGGIFPWDLDKDGHEVNVRIEGQLVFNNISLRLNSALDGLGLAYLPEDQVMPHIERGELIRVMEDWCEPFPGYHLYYPSRRHASPAFALFVETLRYRG, from the coding sequence ATGGCAGGCGAGAACTACAATGAGCTGGCGGCTTTCGTGATGGTAGCTCGCGAACGCAGCTTCACGCGCGCGGCGGCTCAGTTGGGTGTTTCTCAGTCGGCGCTCAGCCAGACGATTAGGGGGCTCGAGGAAAGACTGGGCCTGCGCCTGCTGACCCGAACGACCCGCAGCGTCTCACCAACCGAAGCGGGTCACCGCCTGTTCGATACTGTGGCGCCGCGTTTTGAGGAGATCGCACAGGAACTGGCCTCGCTCAGCCAATTACGCGACAAGCCTTCGGGCAAGATCCGCATCAATGCCGGAGAGCATCCCGCAGTGTCCGTACTCCAGCCGGCGTTGCGCAAGTTGCTGCCTGACAATCCCGATATCAGCGTAGAGATCGTCGTCGATTATGGACTGACCGATATCGTCGCCGGGGGGTTCGATGCCGGGGTGCGCCTGGGCGACCAGCTGGCCAAGGACATGATCGCGGTACGCATCGGTCCAGACCTGCGCATGGCCGTCGTCGGCTCGCCCGACTATTTCACCCGCTATCCCGCGCCGTGTTCACCCCAGGATCTGACCGCTCATAACTGCATCGGCATCCGGCTGCCGACCTATGGCGGCATCTTTCCCTGGGATCTCGACAAGGACGGGCACGAGGTCAATGTCCGGATCGAAGGGCAGCTGGTTTTCAACAACATCAGTCTGCGCCTCAACTCGGCACTCGATGGGCTGGGACTTGCCTATCTCCCGGAGGATCAGGTGATGCCCCACATCGAGCGTGGAGAGCTCATCCGGGTGATGGAAGACTGGTGCGAACCCTTTCCCGGCTACCACCTCTATTATCCCAGCCGTCGCCACGCATCGCCGGCTTTCGCGCTGTTCGTGGAGACTTTGCGCTATCGCGGCTAA
- a CDS encoding riboflavin synthase — protein sequence MFTGIVTAVGTIREARKTGDLRAVIACPFDPAGIAMGASIACSGVCLTVVDKGGVAGDAWFAVDISAESVARTVSDRWQEGRHLNLEPALKLGDELGGHIVTGHVDGVGTVVSIEPVGDSRRFVIAAPRELAPYLAPKGSITVDGISLTVNEVSDEPDGTCHFALNIIPHTAEVTTIGAMHAGDGVNLEIDVLARYLQRMQSLRS from the coding sequence ATGTTCACCGGAATCGTCACTGCCGTCGGCACCATCCGCGAAGCCCGCAAGACCGGCGACCTGCGCGCCGTCATCGCCTGCCCCTTTGATCCGGCGGGCATCGCCATGGGCGCCTCGATCGCCTGCTCGGGCGTGTGCCTGACCGTGGTGGACAAGGGCGGCGTGGCCGGTGACGCCTGGTTCGCGGTGGACATCTCGGCCGAATCCGTGGCCCGCACCGTCTCCGACCGCTGGCAGGAAGGCCGCCACCTGAACCTTGAGCCGGCACTGAAGCTGGGTGACGAACTGGGCGGTCACATCGTCACCGGCCACGTCGATGGCGTCGGCACCGTGGTCAGCATCGAGCCGGTCGGCGATTCGCGCCGCTTCGTCATCGCCGCCCCCAGGGAACTGGCCCCTTACCTCGCCCCCAAGGGTTCGATCACCGTCGATGGCATCTCCCTCACCGTCAACGAAGTGAGCGACGAGCCGGACGGCACCTGCCACTTCGCCCTGAACATCATCCCCCACACTGCGGAAGTGACCACCATCGGCGCGATGCACGCAGGCGACGGCGTCAATCTGGAGATCGACGTGCTGGCCCGCTATCTCCAGCGCATGCAGTCGCTGCGGAGCTGA
- a CDS encoding (R)-mandelonitrile lyase, producing MMRGLRKAAMTIGAACLPMPAVAGDNQGTVSGVSVIREGSSDKSIGAAANFTGTAQVEGRFQREAPARIGGGTVTFAHGAHTAWHTHPLGQTLVVTRGHGFVQQWGQPAERFGPGDVVWIGPGIKHWHGAGPDEAMTHVALTESSNGQSVAWDELVSDAQYADAVGH from the coding sequence ATGATGCGCGGACTGAGAAAAGCGGCGATGACCATCGGCGCGGCATGTCTGCCGATGCCTGCCGTGGCTGGCGACAACCAAGGAACGGTATCGGGTGTTTCCGTCATCCGGGAAGGCTCGAGCGATAAATCCATTGGCGCGGCCGCCAACTTCACGGGGACCGCGCAAGTCGAGGGCCGCTTCCAGCGCGAGGCGCCGGCACGTATCGGCGGCGGCACCGTAACCTTCGCGCACGGCGCGCATACCGCGTGGCACACGCATCCGCTCGGCCAGACCCTCGTGGTTACGCGCGGTCACGGTTTCGTGCAGCAATGGGGGCAGCCGGCCGAGCGGTTCGGACCGGGCGATGTCGTCTGGATCGGCCCCGGCATCAAGCATTGGCACGGCGCAGGGCCCGACGAAGCAATGACCCACGTTGCGTTGACGGAGAGCAGCAATGGCCAGTCCGTCGCATGGGATGAGCTTGTCAGCGATGCCCAGTACGCGGACGCGGTCGGCCATTAG
- a CDS encoding Arm DNA-binding domain-containing protein, producing MGKLSATAVRNATKPSRLGDGDGLFLIIQPGGSKNWGCRVQKHGTRRDFGVGSAAKVSLAQARERAREIRSWGSSASTPFSNRVRLTACLPSRMPLPRP from the coding sequence ATGGGAAAGCTCTCCGCGACCGCTGTCAGGAATGCCACCAAGCCGAGCCGGCTTGGCGATGGTGATGGACTATTTCTCATCATTCAACCCGGTGGCAGCAAGAACTGGGGCTGCCGCGTTCAGAAGCATGGAACCCGCCGCGACTTTGGCGTCGGCAGCGCGGCGAAGGTGTCGCTCGCCCAGGCAAGGGAGCGCGCTCGGGAGATTCGGAGCTGGGGGAGCTCGGCCTCGACCCCGTTTTCGAACCGCGTAAGGCTGACGGCGTGCCTACCTTCAAGGATGCCACTGCCTAGGCCCTAG